A genome region from Canis lupus dingo isolate Sandy chromosome 7, ASM325472v2, whole genome shotgun sequence includes the following:
- the POGK gene encoding pogo transposable element with KRAB domain isoform X2 codes for MFTHQACSAAGSLQNQSGLFHRDGVHSLHSQPDPKRRRRGRRDSEPGAGGWPHRYAESPDLLRGWMEFPFPKPDMITRLEGDEESQNSDEWQLHGGTFAENEESDVKPPDWAGQMHATPQFAQPQHLDGFGLRLPRDLTDLPEWSEGYPFYMAMGFPGYDLSADEIAGKLQFSRGMRRSYDAGFKLMVVEYAESTNNCQAAKQFGVLEKNVRDWRKVKPQLQNAHAMRRAFRGPKNGRFALVDQRVAEYVRYMQAKGDPITREAMQLKALEIAQEMNIPEKGFKASLGWCRRMMRRYDLSLRHKVPVPQQLPEDLTEKLVTYQRSVLALRRAHDYQVAQMGNADETPICLEVPSRVTVDNQGEKPVLVKTPGREKLKITAMLGVLADGRKLPPYIILRGTYIPPGKFPSGMEIRCHRYGWMTEDLMQDWLEVVWRRRTGAAPKQRGMLILNGFRGHATDSVKSSMESMNTDMVIIPGGLTSQLQVLDVVVYKPLNDSVRAQYSNWLLAGNLALSPTGNAKKPPLGLFLEWVMVAWNSISSESIVQGFKKCHISSNLEDEDDVLWEIESELPGGGEAPKECDTESAPEGN; via the exons ATGTTTACCCACCAGGCCTGTTCCGCTGCTGGGTCTCTACAGAACCAGTCTGGTCTCTTCCACAg AGATGGAGTCCACAGCCTACACTCTCAACCTGAccctaaaagaagaagaagaggaagaagagattcAGAGCCGGGAGCTGGAGGATGGCCCCACAGATATGCAGAAAGTCCGGATCTGCTCAGAGGGTGGATGG AATTCCCATTCCCTAAGCCAGACATGATCACTCGATTGGAAGGGGACGAGGAGTCTCAGAATTCTGATGAATGGCAGCTCCATGGAGGAACCTTTGCAG AAAATGAGGAGTCTGATGTCAAGCCCCCAGACTGGGCCGGCCAGATGCATGCCACCCCACAGTTTGCTCAGCCCCAGCACCTAGACGGGTTTGGCCTCCGCCTGCCTCGAGACCTCACGGATCTGCCCGAGTGGAGTGAGGGGTACCCCTTCTACATGGCCATGGGCTTCCCAGGGTATGACCTCTCGGCGGACGAGATTGCCGGGAAGCTCCAGTTCAGCAGGGGCATGCGGCGCAGTTACGACGCGGGATTCAAGTTAATGGTGGTGGAGTATGCCGAGAGCACCAACAACTGCCAGGCGGCCAAGCAGTTTGGAGTGCTGGAAAAGAATGTGCGAGACTGGCGCAAAGTGAAGCCGCAGCTCCAGAACGCCCATGCCATGCGGCGGGCCTTCCGCGGTCCCAAAAACGGTCGCTTCGCCCTGGTGGACCAGCGTGTGGCCGAGTATGTCAGGTACATGCAGGCCAAAGGGGACCCAATCACCAGGGAAGCGATGCAGCTGAAAGCTCTCGAGATCGCCCAAGAAATGAACATTCCGGAGAAGGGGTTCAAGGCTAGCTTGGGCTGGTGTCGAAGAATGATGCGAAGGTATGACTTGTCCCTGAGGCATAAAGTGCCTGTGCCCCAGCAGCTGCCCGAAGACCTGACCGAGAAGCTTGTCACATACCAGCGGAGTGTCCTGGCGCTGCGCAGGGCGCACGACTACCAGGTGGCTCAGATGGGCAATGCCGACGAGACGCCCATTTGTCTAGAGGTGCCGTCGCGGGTGACTGTGGACAACCAGGGCGAAAAGCCTGTCTTGGTCAAGACGCCTGGCAGGGAGAAACTAAAAATCACAGCGATGCTCGGTGTCTTGGCAGATGGGAGGAAGCTGCCTCCGTACATCATTTTGAGGGGCACGTACATCCCCCCCGGGAAGTTCCCCAGTGGGATGGAAATCCGCTGCCACCGGTACGGGTGGATGACAGAGGACTTGATGCAGGACTGGTTGGAGGTAGTGTGGCGGCGGAGGACGGGTGCAGCACCCAAACAGCGTGGGATGCTGATCCTGAACGGCTTCCGTGGCCACGCCACTGATTCTGTGAAGAGCTCCATGGAGAGCATGAACACCGACATGGTTATCATCCCTGGGGGCCTGACCTCGCAGCTGCAGGTGTTGGATGTAGTGGTCTACAAGCCGCTAAATGACAGCGTCCGGGCCCAGTACTCCAACTGGCTTCTGGCAGGGAACCTGGCACTGAGCCCCACTGGCAATGCCAAGAAGCCGCCCCTGGGGCTCTTCCTCGAGTGGGTCATGGTGGCGTGGAATAGCATCTCCAGTGAATCCATCGTCCAGGGGTTCAAGAAGTGCCACATCTCCAGCAATTTGGAAGATGAAGATGACGTCCTGTGGGAGATTGAGAGTGAGCttccaggaggaggggaggcgcCCAAAGAATGCGATACGGAGAGTGCGCCGGAGGGCAACTGA
- the POGK gene encoding pogo transposable element with KRAB domain isoform X1 — translation MESTAYTLNLTLKEEEEEEEIQSRELEDGPTDMQKVRICSEGGWVPALFDEVAIYFSDEEWEVLTEQQKALYREVMRMNYETVLSLEFPFPKPDMITRLEGDEESQNSDEWQLHGGTFAENEESDVKPPDWAGQMHATPQFAQPQHLDGFGLRLPRDLTDLPEWSEGYPFYMAMGFPGYDLSADEIAGKLQFSRGMRRSYDAGFKLMVVEYAESTNNCQAAKQFGVLEKNVRDWRKVKPQLQNAHAMRRAFRGPKNGRFALVDQRVAEYVRYMQAKGDPITREAMQLKALEIAQEMNIPEKGFKASLGWCRRMMRRYDLSLRHKVPVPQQLPEDLTEKLVTYQRSVLALRRAHDYQVAQMGNADETPICLEVPSRVTVDNQGEKPVLVKTPGREKLKITAMLGVLADGRKLPPYIILRGTYIPPGKFPSGMEIRCHRYGWMTEDLMQDWLEVVWRRRTGAAPKQRGMLILNGFRGHATDSVKSSMESMNTDMVIIPGGLTSQLQVLDVVVYKPLNDSVRAQYSNWLLAGNLALSPTGNAKKPPLGLFLEWVMVAWNSISSESIVQGFKKCHISSNLEDEDDVLWEIESELPGGGEAPKECDTESAPEGN, via the exons ATGGAGTCCACAGCCTACACTCTCAACCTGAccctaaaagaagaagaagaggaagaagagattcAGAGCCGGGAGCTGGAGGATGGCCCCACAGATATGCAGAAAGTCCGGATCTGCTCAGAGGGTGGATGG GTGCCCGCCCTATTCGATGAGGTGGCCATATATTTTTCCGACGAGGAGTGGGAAGTTTTGACGGAGCAACAAAAGGCCCTCTACCGGGAAGTCATGAGGATGAATTATGAAACTGTCCTGTCCCTGG AATTCCCATTCCCTAAGCCAGACATGATCACTCGATTGGAAGGGGACGAGGAGTCTCAGAATTCTGATGAATGGCAGCTCCATGGAGGAACCTTTGCAG AAAATGAGGAGTCTGATGTCAAGCCCCCAGACTGGGCCGGCCAGATGCATGCCACCCCACAGTTTGCTCAGCCCCAGCACCTAGACGGGTTTGGCCTCCGCCTGCCTCGAGACCTCACGGATCTGCCCGAGTGGAGTGAGGGGTACCCCTTCTACATGGCCATGGGCTTCCCAGGGTATGACCTCTCGGCGGACGAGATTGCCGGGAAGCTCCAGTTCAGCAGGGGCATGCGGCGCAGTTACGACGCGGGATTCAAGTTAATGGTGGTGGAGTATGCCGAGAGCACCAACAACTGCCAGGCGGCCAAGCAGTTTGGAGTGCTGGAAAAGAATGTGCGAGACTGGCGCAAAGTGAAGCCGCAGCTCCAGAACGCCCATGCCATGCGGCGGGCCTTCCGCGGTCCCAAAAACGGTCGCTTCGCCCTGGTGGACCAGCGTGTGGCCGAGTATGTCAGGTACATGCAGGCCAAAGGGGACCCAATCACCAGGGAAGCGATGCAGCTGAAAGCTCTCGAGATCGCCCAAGAAATGAACATTCCGGAGAAGGGGTTCAAGGCTAGCTTGGGCTGGTGTCGAAGAATGATGCGAAGGTATGACTTGTCCCTGAGGCATAAAGTGCCTGTGCCCCAGCAGCTGCCCGAAGACCTGACCGAGAAGCTTGTCACATACCAGCGGAGTGTCCTGGCGCTGCGCAGGGCGCACGACTACCAGGTGGCTCAGATGGGCAATGCCGACGAGACGCCCATTTGTCTAGAGGTGCCGTCGCGGGTGACTGTGGACAACCAGGGCGAAAAGCCTGTCTTGGTCAAGACGCCTGGCAGGGAGAAACTAAAAATCACAGCGATGCTCGGTGTCTTGGCAGATGGGAGGAAGCTGCCTCCGTACATCATTTTGAGGGGCACGTACATCCCCCCCGGGAAGTTCCCCAGTGGGATGGAAATCCGCTGCCACCGGTACGGGTGGATGACAGAGGACTTGATGCAGGACTGGTTGGAGGTAGTGTGGCGGCGGAGGACGGGTGCAGCACCCAAACAGCGTGGGATGCTGATCCTGAACGGCTTCCGTGGCCACGCCACTGATTCTGTGAAGAGCTCCATGGAGAGCATGAACACCGACATGGTTATCATCCCTGGGGGCCTGACCTCGCAGCTGCAGGTGTTGGATGTAGTGGTCTACAAGCCGCTAAATGACAGCGTCCGGGCCCAGTACTCCAACTGGCTTCTGGCAGGGAACCTGGCACTGAGCCCCACTGGCAATGCCAAGAAGCCGCCCCTGGGGCTCTTCCTCGAGTGGGTCATGGTGGCGTGGAATAGCATCTCCAGTGAATCCATCGTCCAGGGGTTCAAGAAGTGCCACATCTCCAGCAATTTGGAAGATGAAGATGACGTCCTGTGGGAGATTGAGAGTGAGCttccaggaggaggggaggcgcCCAAAGAATGCGATACGGAGAGTGCGCCGGAGGGCAACTGA